One region of Litorilinea aerophila genomic DNA includes:
- a CDS encoding aminoacyl-tRNA deacylase has product MEFKNNVTRLLNSKKIPYRIHTYDYDAGIHSATEVAEAIGLPPAQVFKTLVVLADQPNHKPMLVVVPGPETLDLKALARAVGIKRARMASHDQAEALTGLQTGGISPLALINRGFSVYLDHRALAFETIAVSAGQRGANVELPVQALIKLVGARVIRL; this is encoded by the coding sequence ATGGAATTCAAGAACAACGTTACCCGTCTTCTCAACAGCAAAAAGATCCCCTACCGCATCCACACCTACGACTACGATGCCGGCATCCACTCAGCCACAGAGGTGGCCGAAGCCATCGGGCTGCCGCCGGCGCAGGTCTTCAAGACCCTGGTCGTTCTGGCTGACCAGCCCAACCACAAGCCCATGCTGGTGGTGGTTCCCGGGCCCGAGACCCTGGACCTCAAGGCGCTGGCCCGGGCCGTGGGCATCAAGCGGGCCCGCATGGCCTCCCACGACCAGGCCGAGGCGCTGACCGGCCTGCAGACGGGCGGGATCAGCCCGCTGGCGTTGATCAACCGGGGCTTTAGCGTCTACCTGGACCATCGCGCCCTGGCCTTTGAGACCATCGCCGTCAGCGCTGGCCAGCGGGGGGCCAACGTGGAGCTGCCCGTCCAGGCTCTGATCAAGCTGGTCGGCGCCCGGGTCATCCGGCTCTAA
- a CDS encoding TIGR03960 family B12-binding radical SAM protein: MLRTPKQITRALDRVLHTVEKPARYTGGELNSVAKDWADPHIRTKVALAFPDIYELGGSNLGLMILYDLINKRDDLLAERVYCPWPDFEQVMRREGIPLYGLETRHPLMDFDIVGFSLPYEQLFTNVLTMLDLAGIPLRAADRTAAHPLVIAGGSACYNPEPMSPFFDAMVIGEGEEVIFEVIQAYEAWRQEVGPVQGAGDPVADRAVRRRLWEYLVKIPGVYVPHFYEVSYAADGTIAAITPTHPDAPPQVLKRVVTVLPPPVTRFIVPFIDVVHNRAAIEIMRGCTRGCRFCQAGMIFRPVRERPVEEVLQAVGEMIEACGFEEVSFLSLSSSDYTYVEELVRRTIETYGARKLSIGLPSLRIESFSVDLMEMLEKGRRRSGFTFAPEAATDRLRDVINKPIASEELLQTAEEVYRRGWTTIKMYFMIGHPTQTLEDVQAIADLSKEVLAVGRRVLGKKANVRIGVSTLVPKPHTPFQWVPMEDEAVIRAQIDLLQRELRGPGIYFSWNNPEETLVEAFLTRGDRRLADVIQRAWELGAKMEGWGEWFNFDAWQQAFAELGLDMDWYARRARPVDEILPWDHISAGLKKEFLTQEYIHTYQGGVVDDCREHCFSCGILGYFKEQRREAPDEAWGCPALGRGKQRQPVDITPIPLYFNDQMSPDRQGQFDHRVPQRRFGTVSKRAQAAVASGDD; this comes from the coding sequence ATGTTGCGGACACCCAAACAGATCACGCGCGCCCTGGATCGGGTGCTGCATACGGTCGAGAAGCCTGCACGCTACACCGGCGGCGAGCTCAACAGCGTCGCCAAGGATTGGGCGGATCCCCACATCCGCACCAAGGTGGCCCTGGCCTTCCCCGACATCTACGAGCTGGGGGGCAGCAATCTGGGCCTCATGATCCTCTACGACCTGATCAACAAGCGGGATGATCTGCTGGCGGAACGGGTCTACTGCCCCTGGCCCGATTTTGAACAGGTCATGCGGCGGGAGGGCATCCCCCTCTACGGCCTGGAAACCCGCCATCCCCTGATGGACTTCGACATCGTCGGCTTCAGCCTACCCTACGAGCAGCTCTTCACCAACGTGCTCACCATGCTGGATCTGGCGGGCATCCCCCTGCGCGCGGCCGACCGCACGGCTGCACACCCGCTGGTCATCGCCGGTGGCTCGGCCTGCTACAACCCGGAGCCCATGAGCCCCTTCTTCGACGCCATGGTCATCGGCGAGGGAGAAGAGGTGATCTTCGAGGTCATCCAGGCCTACGAGGCGTGGCGCCAGGAGGTGGGCCCGGTTCAAGGGGCCGGGGACCCTGTCGCCGACAGGGCTGTCCGTCGGCGCCTTTGGGAATACCTGGTCAAAATACCGGGTGTCTACGTGCCCCACTTCTATGAGGTGAGCTACGCGGCCGACGGCACCATCGCCGCCATCACCCCGACCCACCCGGATGCGCCGCCCCAGGTGCTCAAGCGGGTGGTCACGGTGCTGCCACCCCCGGTGACCCGCTTCATCGTGCCCTTCATCGACGTGGTCCACAACCGGGCCGCCATTGAGATCATGCGCGGCTGCACCCGGGGCTGCCGCTTCTGCCAGGCAGGGATGATCTTCCGCCCCGTGCGGGAGCGGCCGGTGGAGGAGGTGCTCCAGGCCGTGGGCGAGATGATCGAGGCATGCGGCTTTGAAGAAGTCAGCTTCCTGAGCCTGAGCAGCAGCGACTACACCTATGTGGAAGAGCTGGTGCGCCGGACCATCGAAACCTATGGGGCCAGGAAGCTGAGCATCGGCCTGCCCAGCCTGCGCATCGAAAGCTTCAGCGTGGATCTCATGGAGATGCTGGAGAAGGGGCGGCGCCGCTCCGGCTTCACCTTTGCCCCAGAGGCAGCCACCGACCGCCTGCGGGATGTGATCAACAAGCCCATCGCCTCGGAAGAGCTGCTCCAGACCGCCGAGGAGGTCTACCGCCGTGGCTGGACCACCATCAAGATGTATTTCATGATCGGCCACCCGACCCAGACCCTGGAGGATGTGCAGGCCATCGCCGACCTCTCCAAGGAAGTGCTGGCGGTGGGGCGCCGGGTGTTGGGCAAAAAAGCCAACGTGCGCATCGGCGTCAGTACCCTGGTGCCCAAGCCCCACACCCCCTTCCAGTGGGTGCCCATGGAGGACGAGGCGGTCATCCGGGCCCAGATCGACCTCCTCCAGCGGGAGCTCCGGGGCCCTGGCATCTACTTCTCCTGGAACAACCCGGAGGAAACCCTGGTGGAGGCTTTCCTGACCCGGGGGGATCGACGCCTGGCCGACGTGATCCAGCGGGCCTGGGAGTTGGGCGCCAAGATGGAAGGCTGGGGCGAATGGTTCAACTTCGACGCCTGGCAACAGGCCTTCGCCGAGCTGGGGCTGGACATGGACTGGTACGCCCGGCGCGCCCGCCCGGTGGACGAAATTTTGCCCTGGGACCATATCTCCGCCGGCCTGAAGAAGGAGTTCCTGACCCAGGAGTACATCCACACCTACCAGGGCGGCGTGGTGGATGACTGCCGGGAGCACTGTTTCAGTTGCGGTATCCTGGGCTATTTCAAGGAGCAGCGCCGGGAGGCGCCCGACGAAGCCTGGGGGTGCCCGGCCTTGGGGCGGGGTAAGCAGCGGCAGCCGGTCGATATCACCCCCATTCCCCTCTATTTCAACGACCAGATGTCCCCGGACCGGCAGGGGCAGTTCGACCATCGGGTGCCCCAGCGCCGCTTTGGCACCGTCAGCAAGCGGGCTCAGGCGGCTGTAGCGTCCGGCGATGATTGA
- a CDS encoding TIGR03936 family radical SAM-associated protein, with amino-acid sequence MESTHLTTSAPDAVEAEQAEEAPRQRVRILFEKGESIKFISHQDVFRLWERTVRRADLPLLYKQGFNPQPHIQFASPLGVGITGVQEPVDMIFSPPVPLEELRRRIEAKLPPGVRLHHIEEVPLKTQALQSLLIGADYTILIFAEPGEIPEVQLQERIEAFLAQKEVWRERQRKGKTYLYNLRPLVLELTYQGYVPEREEHRIFLRVQQRAGATGRPDEVVAAMGFEAFARTLRRERLYFEHIPEDAALFARYPVVAQEEIMARPSEPGRGRRRRPSQKQKPQRRSAGRSINERAADEFI; translated from the coding sequence ATGGAATCGACCCATCTGACGACTTCTGCGCCGGATGCGGTAGAAGCGGAACAGGCCGAAGAAGCCCCGCGCCAGCGGGTCCGCATCCTCTTCGAAAAGGGGGAGTCCATCAAGTTCATCTCCCACCAGGATGTTTTCCGCCTGTGGGAGCGAACGGTGCGCCGGGCGGACCTGCCCCTGCTCTACAAGCAGGGGTTCAACCCCCAGCCCCACATCCAGTTCGCGTCGCCGTTGGGGGTGGGCATCACCGGCGTTCAGGAGCCGGTGGACATGATTTTCAGCCCGCCGGTTCCCCTGGAAGAGCTACGCCGCCGCATCGAGGCAAAATTGCCGCCGGGCGTCCGCCTTCACCACATCGAAGAGGTTCCCCTCAAAACCCAGGCGCTGCAGAGCCTCCTGATCGGCGCGGATTACACCATTCTCATCTTTGCCGAGCCCGGCGAGATCCCCGAGGTCCAACTCCAGGAGCGGATCGAGGCGTTCCTCGCCCAAAAGGAGGTGTGGCGCGAGCGGCAGCGCAAGGGCAAGACCTACCTCTACAACCTCCGTCCCCTGGTCCTGGAGTTGACCTACCAGGGCTATGTGCCGGAGCGGGAGGAACACCGCATCTTCCTGCGGGTGCAACAGCGGGCCGGGGCCACTGGCCGGCCGGACGAAGTGGTGGCCGCCATGGGCTTTGAAGCCTTTGCCCGGACCCTGCGCCGGGAGCGGCTCTATTTCGAGCACATTCCCGAGGATGCCGCTCTCTTTGCCCGTTATCCCGTGGTGGCCCAGGAAGAGATCATGGCGCGGCCATCGGAGCCCGGGCGCGGGCGGCGGCGCCGGCCCTCCCAGAAGCAGAAACCGCAACGCCGGTCTGCCGGGCGCTCCATCAACGAGCGGGCGGCCGATGAGTTCATCTGA
- a CDS encoding acyl carrier protein → MSEKDTFERVRAIIVEQLGVDPSDVTMDANFRDDLEADSLDLVELIMAFEEEFGGEISDEEAQKIVSVGDAVRFLDAL, encoded by the coding sequence ATGTCCGAAAAAGATACCTTCGAGCGGGTTCGCGCAATTATCGTCGAGCAGTTGGGTGTGGATCCGAGCGATGTGACCATGGACGCCAACTTCCGGGATGACCTGGAGGCCGACAGCCTGGACCTGGTCGAGCTGATCATGGCCTTCGAAGAGGAGTTCGGCGGCGAAATCAGCGACGAAGAGGCCCAGAAAATCGTCTCCGTAGGCGACGCCGTCCGCTTCCTGGATGCCCTCTGA
- a CDS encoding molybdenum cofactor guanylyltransferase gives MSRQHPDPPVALILNAGGQSRRMGQPKALLPVPGSGQPLALHIVRRLRPLAAGGLVVVTNQAEIARLFPPEEGVQVLGDAYPGGALGGLATGLGACDGWAMAVACDMPLVSREIFAWLIQLVSRELDEGGAERWDAVVPLVAGYPQSFHALYHRRCLPAIEATLRRGERRVASFLADVRTRYVTEEEIRPLDPALRSFLNVNTPEEWAAVRPFLT, from the coding sequence ATGTCTCGTCAACATCCTGACCCTCCCGTTGCCCTCATCCTCAATGCCGGTGGCCAAAGCCGGCGGATGGGGCAGCCGAAAGCCCTGTTGCCCGTGCCCGGCAGCGGCCAGCCCCTCGCACTCCACATTGTCCGGCGGCTACGTCCCCTGGCCGCCGGCGGCCTGGTGGTGGTGACCAACCAGGCCGAGATCGCCCGCCTCTTCCCGCCGGAGGAGGGCGTTCAGGTGCTGGGCGACGCGTATCCCGGCGGCGCATTGGGTGGGCTGGCGACGGGCCTGGGGGCATGCGACGGCTGGGCCATGGCCGTGGCCTGTGACATGCCCCTGGTTTCCCGGGAGATCTTTGCCTGGCTGATTCAGCTGGTATCCAGGGAGTTGGATGAAGGAGGCGCAGAGCGGTGGGACGCGGTGGTGCCGCTGGTGGCCGGCTATCCCCAATCGTTCCATGCCCTCTACCACCGGCGTTGCCTGCCTGCCATTGAGGCCACACTACGGCGGGGAGAGCGGCGGGTTGCCAGCTTTTTGGCCGATGTGCGTACGAGGTATGTTACCGAGGAAGAGATCCGCCCGCTGGACCCGGCGTTGCGTTCCTTCCTCAACGTCAACACGCCGGAGGAATGGGCGGCGGTCCGGCCTTTTCTGACATAA
- the lexA gene encoding transcriptional repressor LexA codes for MGNLSERQRKILQFIIQFFQENEFPPTIREIGEQVGISSTSVVNYNLAKLEEMKLISRRKEVSRGLSLNWERIQAELGLEAPAGYGAESQNGNGSSGPLLRIPILGPIAAGTPIQVEPRETTNPEGWVEVPEGLFRARGPLFALRVQGDSMIDASVLDGDIVILRHQETADDGDMVAAWIEGDEETTLKYLYREGRNVRLQPANPNPAYQPIVRPADQVRINGKVVSVIRLVEHT; via the coding sequence ATGGGCAATCTCTCCGAGCGACAACGCAAGATCCTCCAGTTTATCATCCAGTTTTTCCAGGAAAACGAATTCCCGCCCACCATCCGGGAGATCGGCGAACAGGTGGGGATTTCCAGCACGTCGGTGGTCAACTACAACCTGGCCAAACTGGAGGAGATGAAGCTGATCAGCCGCCGCAAGGAGGTCAGCCGCGGCCTTAGCCTGAACTGGGAGCGAATTCAGGCAGAGTTGGGGCTGGAGGCGCCAGCGGGCTACGGAGCAGAGAGCCAGAACGGCAATGGTTCCTCGGGCCCCCTGCTGCGCATCCCCATCCTGGGGCCCATCGCTGCCGGCACGCCCATCCAGGTTGAACCTCGGGAGACCACCAACCCGGAAGGGTGGGTGGAAGTGCCCGAGGGGCTCTTCCGGGCCCGGGGTCCCCTCTTTGCCCTGCGGGTCCAGGGGGATTCCATGATCGACGCCAGCGTGTTGGATGGGGATATCGTGATTTTGCGCCACCAGGAAACCGCCGACGATGGCGACATGGTGGCGGCGTGGATCGAGGGGGACGAGGAGACGACCCTAAAATATCTCTACCGAGAAGGGCGCAACGTACGCCTCCAGCCGGCGAATCCCAACCCGGCCTACCAGCCCATTGTCCGGCCGGCCGATCAGGTCCGCATCAATGGGAAAGTGGTCTCGGTCATCCGGCTGGTGGAGCACACATAA
- a CDS encoding MazG-like family protein, with product MHIREYQQWLESWDKAREWDKVLPSHTLLHAMEELGEISRLVQMLEGYRPLSPADLEALREELALELSDLQVMIFKLAYLCGIDMEEAMRRGQEKADQRFPDPSTGPAEREAYWRRFKQYLADAALDAPEGE from the coding sequence ATGCACATCCGGGAATATCAACAGTGGTTGGAATCCTGGGACAAGGCCCGGGAATGGGACAAGGTGTTGCCCAGCCACACCTTGCTTCACGCCATGGAAGAGCTGGGAGAGATCAGCCGCCTGGTCCAGATGTTGGAAGGCTATCGTCCCCTGTCGCCTGCGGATCTGGAAGCCCTGCGGGAGGAGCTGGCCCTGGAGCTCAGCGACCTGCAGGTCATGATCTTCAAGCTGGCCTACCTCTGTGGCATCGACATGGAAGAGGCCATGCGCCGGGGCCAGGAGAAGGCCGACCAACGCTTCCCCGACCCCTCCACCGGTCCCGCGGAGCGGGAGGCCTACTGGCGCCGCTTCAAGCAATACCTGGCCGACGCCGCGCTGGATGCCCCGGAGGGTGAATAG
- the recO gene encoding DNA repair protein RecO, with product MSNRQRIYRTHALILRRRDYSDADRILTVFTPGLGKLELIAKGVRKTTSRKAGHLELFTHASLLVAQARTWDIITEAVTVESFRHLREDLDHISRAGYICELLDAFTEAEDENQPLWDLALLALRVLDGAADYDPQLLLRWFELHLLSLTGFQPELFHCLGCGEALEPVTNFLSLQEGGVYCPRCGQSRPDCEAVPPDVLKILRHLQRQPWAEVQRLKVRPSLLRQVENILYRYLLTVLERQLRSVEFLRRLQQSRPAPPPAPQASHG from the coding sequence ATGAGCAACCGCCAACGAATCTACCGCACCCACGCCCTGATCCTGCGTCGGCGAGACTACAGCGACGCCGACCGCATCCTGACCGTCTTCACGCCGGGCCTGGGCAAGCTGGAGCTGATCGCCAAAGGCGTTCGCAAGACCACCAGCCGCAAAGCTGGACACCTGGAGCTCTTCACCCATGCCTCCCTGCTGGTGGCCCAGGCCCGCACCTGGGACATCATCACCGAGGCGGTGACGGTGGAGAGCTTCCGCCATCTGCGGGAAGATCTGGATCACATCAGCCGGGCCGGCTACATCTGCGAGCTGCTCGACGCGTTCACGGAAGCCGAAGATGAAAACCAGCCTCTCTGGGACCTGGCCCTGCTGGCGCTGCGGGTGTTGGACGGAGCCGCGGACTACGATCCCCAGCTCCTGCTGCGCTGGTTCGAACTCCACCTCCTCAGCCTGACTGGCTTCCAGCCCGAGCTCTTCCACTGCCTGGGCTGTGGGGAAGCGCTGGAACCGGTGACCAACTTCCTGAGCCTGCAGGAGGGGGGCGTCTACTGCCCCCGCTGTGGCCAGTCCCGGCCGGACTGCGAAGCCGTACCGCCGGATGTGCTCAAGATCTTGCGCCATCTCCAGCGGCAGCCCTGGGCAGAGGTGCAGCGGCTGAAGGTACGCCCCTCCCTGTTGCGCCAGGTGGAAAACATCCTCTATCGCTATCTGCTGACCGTCCTGGAACGGCAACTTCGCTCAGTAGAGTTCCTGCGTCGCCTCCAGCAAAGCCGCCCTGCGCCCCCTCCTGCGCCCCAGGCCAGCCATGGATGA